A genomic region of Ficedula albicollis isolate OC2 chromosome 12, FicAlb1.5, whole genome shotgun sequence contains the following coding sequences:
- the GPX1 gene encoding glutathione peroxidase 1 — protein sequence LGSLKGKVLLVANVASLUGTTTRDFLQLNELQQRYGPRGLQVLGFPCNQFGHQENCTNEEILPMLEHVRPGNGYKPNFILFEKCEVNGKNAHPLFTFLKEALPFPHDDPSSLMTNPQYIIWSPVCRNDIAWNFEKFLIGPDGVPFKRYSRSFETIKIQDDIELLLQKVA from the exons CTGGGTTCGCTGAAGGGtaaggtgctgctggtggccaaTGTGGCGTCGCTCTGAGGCACGACCACGCGCGACTTCCTGCAGCTCaatgagctgcagcagcgcTACGGCCCCCGCGGGCTCCAGGTCCTCGGCTTCCCCTGCAACCAGTTCGGTCACCAG GAAAACTGCACCAACGAGGAGATCCTTCCAATGCTCGAGCACGTTCGTCCTGGCAACGGGTACAAACCAAATTTCATCCTGTTCGAGAAGTGCGAGGTGAACGGGAAAAACGCGCACCCCCTCTTCACCTTCCTGAAAGAGGCGCTGCCCTTCCCGCACGACGACCCCTCCTCGCTGATGACCAACCCGCAGTACATCATCTGGTCCCCGGTCTGCCGCAACGACATCGCCTGGAACTTCGAGAAGTTTCTCATTGGCCCCGATGGCGTGCCCTTCAAACGCTACAGCCGGAGTTTCGAGACCATCAAGATCCAGGATGACATTGAGTTACTTCTGCAGAAGGTTGCCTAG